In one Streptomyces sp. NBC_00597 genomic region, the following are encoded:
- a CDS encoding glycosyltransferase family 2 protein, whose amino-acid sequence MSSTNTPSVSVVVIAYNDAVLVGEAVSSALAQGPVVAEVIAVNDASSDGTARVLDELAAVHPRLKVVHRTQNSGGCGTPRNDGIAAATSPYVLFLDSDDVLPPGAADALVRAAEEHRAPVTVGACVRRELPQYHDVPWMPGLYTAGDVIERPADRPELVRDTLCVNKLYERAFLDEHAIRFPDGRFVYEDFVFTARVLAAAPRIAVIGDLVYVWHVRRSAAQVSISLDRKDVGNWRSRIEAHRSARRIITGSSPELGLACQVKFLEYDLRMYLRELGKDPEYQAAWWTLTRDYVAGFDEAAVEAAGAHARWIVRLLRAAPAPPADVERLTRFAAEPPRLLPPYATGPDGLPVWSEGLPVVLDGLDGLPVAELPVSIDAEPLGAGRLRIRVRDLYGRLAEAGPRTARLSFVPRSGGEPVLDRPVELRVAADGDGWTAELPFRLTGVAAAGRRRGRRGMQSWGVQVGVDFAEGSSLLTSPRPLDDLLRRRALPSSRYGVLLAQPFRTGGGSLALRLAPGAAGALSLVRNRLHRARAGRGSE is encoded by the coding sequence GTGAGCAGCACCAACACTCCCAGCGTTTCCGTCGTGGTGATCGCGTACAACGACGCCGTGCTCGTGGGCGAGGCCGTTTCGTCGGCCCTCGCCCAGGGCCCGGTCGTCGCCGAGGTGATCGCCGTGAACGACGCCTCGTCCGACGGCACCGCGCGGGTGTTGGACGAGCTGGCCGCCGTCCATCCCCGCCTCAAGGTCGTGCACCGCACGCAGAACAGCGGCGGATGCGGTACGCCGCGCAACGACGGGATCGCAGCTGCGACCTCGCCGTACGTGCTCTTCCTCGACAGTGACGACGTCCTGCCCCCGGGGGCGGCCGACGCCCTCGTGCGCGCCGCCGAGGAGCACCGCGCGCCGGTGACCGTCGGCGCGTGCGTACGGCGTGAACTGCCCCAGTACCACGACGTGCCCTGGATGCCCGGTCTCTACACCGCGGGCGACGTGATCGAGCGGCCCGCCGACCGGCCCGAGCTGGTCCGCGACACCCTCTGCGTCAACAAGCTCTACGAGCGGGCGTTCCTGGACGAGCACGCCATCCGCTTTCCCGACGGACGGTTCGTCTACGAGGACTTCGTCTTCACCGCGCGCGTGCTGGCCGCAGCGCCCCGCATCGCCGTCATCGGCGACCTCGTCTACGTCTGGCACGTGCGCCGCAGTGCCGCCCAGGTGTCCATCTCCCTGGACCGCAAGGACGTGGGCAACTGGCGCTCCCGGATCGAGGCCCACCGCTCGGCCCGCCGGATCATCACCGGGTCCTCCCCGGAGCTGGGCCTCGCCTGCCAGGTGAAGTTCCTGGAGTACGACCTGCGCATGTACCTGCGCGAGCTCGGCAAGGACCCCGAGTACCAGGCCGCCTGGTGGACGCTGACCCGCGATTACGTCGCCGGGTTCGACGAGGCCGCGGTCGAGGCCGCCGGGGCGCACGCCCGCTGGATCGTCCGGCTGCTGCGGGCCGCCCCGGCCCCGCCCGCCGACGTGGAGCGGCTCACCCGCTTCGCCGCCGAGCCGCCGCGGCTGTTGCCCCCGTACGCGACCGGCCCCGACGGGCTGCCCGTGTGGAGCGAGGGGCTCCCGGTGGTCCTGGACGGGCTGGACGGGCTGCCGGTGGCCGAACTGCCCGTCAGCATCGACGCCGAACCCCTCGGCGCCGGCCGGCTCCGGATCCGGGTGCGCGACCTGTACGGGCGTCTCGCCGAGGCCGGACCGCGCACCGCCCGACTGAGCTTCGTGCCGCGCTCGGGCGGCGAGCCGGTCCTGGACAGGCCGGTGGAGCTGCGCGTCGCCGCCGACGGTGACGGCTGGACCGCCGAGCTGCCGTTCCGGCTCACCGGCGTGGCTGCCGCCGGGCGCCGCCGGGGCCGCCGCGGCATGCAGTCCTGGGGGGTCCAGGTGGGCGTGGACTTCGCCGAAGGGAGCTCCCTGCTCACCTCTCCGCGCCCCCTCGACGACCTCCTGCGCCGCCGGGCGCTGCCGAGCAGCAGGTACGGTGTTCTGCTGGCGCAGCCGTTCCGCACGGGCGGGGGATCACTGGCCCTGAGGCTCGCGCCGGGTGCCGCGGGCGCGCTGAGCCTCGTACGCAACCGTCTCCACCGGGCCCGGGCAGGCCGCGGATCGGAGTGA
- a CDS encoding glycosyltransferase has translation MSQQTADSAADTDRPGGRDVFIVSNSVDELGGVTTWSHQMARLFTDRGHRVHIVGIAPVAEEIRQKLPQDLPYAMTTLYEAHPPKARRLRGIKGRLNAPERRRQAARRAKMRAKAEQLNELFRAARPGAVVIVTQVWAMEWVALADTKGLSVIGMSHESFEASQKSTRGNRVRRYYPEVDRLLVLTPEDADLWIRAGMENVGSMPNPLPFMPDSPAPRSEKVVASVGRLAFEKGMDLLLDAWADAAPHHPDWVLRIYGAGVEEPALRAHAATLGLTDSVQWMGSTDDVLGALRGASVFAQASRAEGFPITLLEAMAAGVPVAAFDCAPGVREIVEHGEDGLLARLGNTMELAGHLRVLMADRELRDRLGDNAFRNVQRYSSAEITDRWEELFTFLER, from the coding sequence GTGAGCCAGCAGACCGCCGATTCCGCAGCGGACACCGACCGGCCCGGCGGCCGTGACGTCTTCATCGTCTCCAACAGCGTGGACGAGCTCGGCGGCGTGACGACCTGGTCGCACCAGATGGCCCGGCTGTTCACCGACCGCGGGCACCGGGTGCACATCGTGGGAATCGCCCCGGTCGCCGAGGAGATCCGGCAGAAGCTGCCGCAGGACCTGCCGTACGCGATGACCACCCTGTACGAGGCGCACCCGCCGAAGGCCCGCCGCCTGCGCGGGATCAAGGGTCGCCTCAACGCACCCGAGCGGCGCCGCCAGGCGGCCCGGCGGGCGAAGATGCGGGCGAAGGCGGAGCAGCTGAACGAGCTGTTCCGCGCGGCCCGCCCCGGGGCCGTCGTGATCGTCACGCAGGTCTGGGCGATGGAGTGGGTGGCGCTCGCCGACACCAAGGGGCTCAGCGTCATCGGCATGAGCCACGAGTCGTTCGAAGCCAGCCAGAAGTCCACCCGCGGCAACCGGGTCCGCCGGTACTACCCGGAGGTCGACCGGCTGCTGGTGCTGACCCCCGAGGACGCGGACCTGTGGATCCGGGCCGGCATGGAGAACGTCGGCAGCATGCCGAACCCGCTGCCGTTCATGCCGGACTCTCCCGCCCCCCGTTCGGAGAAGGTCGTCGCCAGCGTCGGCCGCCTCGCGTTCGAGAAGGGCATGGACCTGCTGCTCGACGCGTGGGCCGACGCCGCCCCGCACCATCCCGACTGGGTCCTGCGGATCTACGGGGCGGGTGTGGAGGAGCCTGCGCTGCGGGCGCACGCCGCCACCCTCGGGCTGACCGACTCGGTGCAGTGGATGGGCAGCACGGACGACGTGCTGGGCGCGCTGCGCGGGGCCTCGGTCTTCGCGCAGGCCTCGCGGGCCGAGGGCTTCCCGATCACCTTGTTGGAGGCGATGGCCGCGGGCGTGCCGGTGGCCGCGTTCGACTGCGCGCCGGGCGTACGGGAGATCGTCGAGCACGGCGAGGACGGGCTGCTGGCCCGGCTGGGCAACACGATGGAGCTGGCCGGGCACCTGCGCGTGTTGATGGCGGACCGCGAACTGCGCGACCGGCTCGGCGACAACGCCTTCCGCAACGTGCAGCGCTACTCCAGCGCCGAGATCACCGACCGCTGGGAAGAGCTGTTCACGTTCTTGGAGCGCTGA
- the rplU gene encoding 50S ribosomal protein L21, whose amino-acid sequence MYAIVRSGGRQHKVAVGDIVEVDKISTAKVGDTVELSTLLVVDGDAVTSDPWVLAGIKVQAEIVDHHKGAKIDILRYKNKTGYRRRQGHRQQYTAIKVTGIPAAAK is encoded by the coding sequence GTGTACGCCATCGTGCGCAGCGGTGGTCGCCAGCACAAGGTTGCTGTTGGTGACATCGTTGAGGTTGACAAGATTTCCACTGCCAAGGTTGGCGACACGGTCGAGCTCTCGACCCTGCTCGTTGTCGACGGCGACGCCGTGACCAGCGACCCGTGGGTGCTGGCCGGGATCAAGGTCCAGGCCGAGATCGTGGACCACCACAAGGGCGCCAAGATCGACATCCTGCGCTACAAGAACAAGACCGGCTACCGCCGTCGCCAGGGTCACCGCCAGCAGTACACGGCGATCAAGGTCACCGGTATCCCCGCGGCTGCGAAGTAA
- a CDS encoding TIGR03936 family radical SAM-associated protein produces MQRIRLRYTKRGRLRFTSHRDFQRAFERALRRAEVPMAYSAGFTPHPRVSYANAAPTGTGSEAEYLEIALADARDPEKLRELLDESMPLGLDIIDAVEARTSGLADRLTASVWELRLEGVQGADAERAVEAFLAAETVEVQRRTKNGMRTFDTRGAVVSLESVPAPADRPLDNACAILRLVVRHLTPAVRPDDVLSGLRAVADLAPPVPAAMTRLAQGLFDEESGTVTDPLAPDREAVTAAPPTAAVAADAKAPEGPAA; encoded by the coding sequence GTGCAGCGCATCAGACTGCGCTACACCAAGCGCGGCCGCCTCCGGTTCACCAGCCACCGAGACTTCCAGCGCGCGTTCGAGCGGGCCCTGCGCCGCGCCGAGGTGCCCATGGCGTACTCGGCGGGCTTCACCCCGCACCCCCGCGTGTCGTACGCGAACGCCGCGCCGACCGGCACCGGCAGCGAGGCCGAGTACCTGGAGATCGCCCTCGCCGATGCCCGCGACCCGGAGAAGCTCCGCGAGCTGCTCGACGAGTCCATGCCGCTCGGGCTCGACATCATCGACGCCGTCGAGGCCCGCACCTCCGGGCTCGCCGACCGGCTGACCGCCTCCGTGTGGGAGCTGCGGCTGGAGGGCGTGCAGGGCGCCGACGCCGAGCGGGCGGTGGAAGCCTTCCTCGCCGCCGAGACCGTGGAGGTGCAGCGCCGCACCAAGAACGGCATGCGCACCTTCGACACCCGCGGTGCCGTGGTGAGCCTTGAGTCGGTTCCTGCCCCGGCTGATAGGCCGCTGGACAATGCCTGTGCGATACTGCGGCTGGTTGTTCGGCATTTGACACCTGCCGTGCGACCCGACGACGTCCTGTCCGGTCTCCGAGCTGTGGCCGACCTGGCGCCGCCGGTCCCCGCAGCGATGACCAGGCTGGCGCAGGGGCTCTTCGACGAGGAGTCCGGCACGGTGACCGACCCGCTCGCGCCCGACCGCGAGGCTGTCACGGCCGCCCCACCCACGGCCGCCGTAGCCGCCGACGCGAAGGCGCCGGAAGGTCCCGCCGCGTAG
- the rpmA gene encoding 50S ribosomal protein L27, with product MAHKKGASSTRNGRDSNAQRLGVKRFGGQVVSAGEILVRQRGTHFHPGAGVGRGGDDTLFALQAGAVQFGTHRGRKVVNIVPAA from the coding sequence ATGGCACACAAGAAGGGCGCATCTTCCACCCGGAACGGGCGCGACTCCAATGCTCAGCGGCTCGGCGTGAAGCGCTTCGGCGGTCAGGTCGTTTCCGCTGGTGAGATCCTCGTCCGCCAGCGCGGCACGCACTTCCACCCGGGCGCGGGCGTCGGCCGTGGCGGCGACGACACGCTGTTCGCGCTGCAGGCGGGTGCCGTGCAGTTCGGCACGCACCGTGGCCGCAAGGTCGTCAACATCGTTCCGGCCGCCTGA
- the obgE gene encoding GTPase ObgE gives MTTFVDRVELHVAAGNGGHGCASVHREKFKPLGGPDGGNGGRGGDVILVVEQAITTLLDYHHSPHRKATNGKPGEGGNRSGKDGQDLVLPVPDGTVVLDKEGNVLADLVGQGTTYVAADGGRGGLGNAALSSARRKAPGFALLGVPGTTGDIVLELKTVADVALVGFPSAGKSSLISVLSAAKPKIADYPFTTLVPNLGVVTAGSTVYTIADVPGLIPGASQGKGLGLEFLRHVERCSVLVHVLDTATLESDRDPVADLDVIEEELKIYGGGLEKRPRLVVLNKVDIPDGQELADMVRPDLEARGYKVFEVSAVARTGLKELSYFLAEVVAKARARKPKEEATRIVIRPKAVDDAGFTVTYDEVEDVYTVRGEKPERWVRQTDFNNDEAVGYLADRLNRLGVEDALKKAGARAGDGVAIGSDENAVVFDWEPTMMAGAEMLGRRGEDHRLEAPRPATTRRKEKEAKRGDSAQQEYDEFRPF, from the coding sequence ATGACCACCTTCGTGGACCGCGTCGAGCTGCATGTCGCCGCGGGTAACGGGGGCCACGGCTGCGCCTCCGTTCACCGGGAGAAGTTCAAGCCGCTCGGCGGCCCCGACGGCGGCAACGGCGGCCGAGGCGGCGACGTGATCCTGGTGGTGGAGCAGGCGATCACCACCCTGCTGGACTACCACCACAGCCCCCACCGCAAGGCCACCAACGGCAAGCCCGGCGAGGGCGGCAACCGCTCCGGCAAGGACGGTCAGGACCTGGTCCTGCCCGTGCCGGACGGCACCGTCGTCCTCGACAAGGAGGGCAACGTCCTCGCCGACCTCGTCGGCCAGGGCACCACGTACGTGGCCGCCGACGGCGGTCGCGGCGGTCTCGGCAACGCCGCGCTGTCCTCCGCCCGCCGCAAGGCCCCCGGCTTCGCGCTGCTCGGCGTCCCCGGTACCACGGGCGACATCGTCCTGGAGCTCAAGACCGTGGCCGACGTGGCCCTGGTCGGCTTCCCGAGCGCCGGCAAGTCCTCGCTGATCTCGGTGCTCTCCGCTGCCAAGCCGAAGATCGCGGACTACCCCTTCACCACCCTCGTCCCGAACCTGGGCGTCGTCACGGCCGGCTCTACCGTCTACACGATCGCCGACGTCCCCGGCCTGATCCCGGGCGCCAGCCAGGGCAAGGGCCTCGGCCTGGAGTTCCTGCGCCACGTCGAGCGCTGCTCGGTCCTCGTGCACGTCCTGGACACCGCCACCCTGGAGTCCGACCGCGACCCGGTGGCCGACCTCGACGTGATCGAGGAAGAACTCAAGATCTACGGCGGCGGCCTGGAGAAGCGTCCGCGCCTCGTCGTCCTCAACAAGGTCGACATCCCGGACGGCCAGGAGCTCGCCGACATGGTCCGCCCGGACCTGGAGGCCCGCGGCTACAAGGTCTTCGAGGTCTCCGCGGTCGCCCGGACGGGCCTCAAGGAGCTCTCGTACTTCCTCGCCGAGGTCGTCGCCAAGGCGCGCGCCCGCAAGCCGAAGGAGGAGGCGACCCGTATCGTCATCCGCCCGAAGGCCGTGGACGACGCCGGCTTCACCGTCACGTACGACGAGGTCGAGGACGTCTACACGGTGCGCGGCGAGAAGCCGGAGCGCTGGGTCCGCCAGACCGACTTCAACAACGACGAGGCCGTGGGCTACCTGGCCGACCGCCTCAACCGCCTCGGTGTCGAGGACGCGCTGAAGAAGGCCGGCGCCCGCGCCGGCGACGGCGTCGCCATCGGCTCCGACGAGAACGCGGTCGTCTTCGACTGGGAGCCGACCATGATGGCCGGCGCCGAGATGCTGGGCCGCCGCGGTGAGGACCACCGCCTGGAGGCTCCGCGTCCGGCCACCACCCGCCGCAAGGAGAAGGAAGCCAAGCGCGGGGACTCGGCGCAGCAGGAGTACGACGAGTTCCGGCCGTTCTGA
- a CDS encoding ribonuclease E/G: MLNNETNNTTGGADSGSPSDNLPPRRRRRAASRPAGPPGATAAAELTEAAPAAPAEEAAPAAAPARTRRRATRAVTTAEAPAAEAAAPAAPAAPVVEEEAAAPAPRARRRATRAVAAPEAPATAEVVVEAAAPAAPVVEEAAAPAPRARRRATRAVTTAEAPAAEAVVEAAAPAAPVVEEEAAAPAPRARRRATRAVAAPEAPATAEVVVEAAAPAAPAAPVVEEAAAPAPRARRRATRAVTAAEAPAAEVVAEEAAAPKATVTVADAVDSPKRGGRRRATRAAAPAAQAAAPAQPVAEEPAAPAPSRAARRATRPAVAVFQAPVFTEPMFQTPETAAMAAAAAAAAVEAEEAEEEDETEAEVEAVQAPAAQPAGRRRRRGRGGVEAAPVAESAPVSLADVEQMEGEAEAEAAELDEESAEFEEGDETGERPSRRRRRGGRRRRRGEAADLDESAEDEDEAESEAAEQEAAELDEEEDEAEEAGALGSSSSRRRRRRRRRSGEPADTSAEAAGEEDGVRTVVKVREPRPAREKAEPSDEVQSIKGSTRLEAKKQRRREGREQGRRRVPIITEAEFLARREAVERVMVVRQAGERTQIGVLEDNVLVEHYVNKEEATSYVGNVYLGKVQNVLPSMEAAFIDIGKGRNAVLYAGEVNFEALGMANGPRRIESALKSGQSVLVQVTKDPIGHKGARLTSQVSLPGRYLVYVPEGSMTGISRKLPDTERARLKTILKKIVPEDAGVIVRTAAEGASEDELRRDVERLQAQWEDIQKKSKQISTSSPSLLYGEPDMTVRVVRDIFNEDFSKVIVSGDTAWETIHGYVSHVAPDLADRLSRWTSEVDVFATYRIDEQLAKALDRKVWLPSGGSLVIDKTEAMIVIDVNTGKFTGQGGNLEETVTRNNLEAAEEIVRQLRLRDLGGIVVIDFIDMVLESNRDLVLRRMLECLGRDRTKHQVAEVTSLGLVQMTRKRVGQGLLESFSETCVHCNGRGVIVHMETPTAVGGGGNGKRAKRRGGRGHEHDHEIEGVETVEVEALEAETEAEVAAELAAPVALPEPAFAADEELYGSPAEAEAAAGLSGRRNRRRATRKATAPAGAPRGAAAQAAPAAEAEPAAPVVEAEPVTEPAETVLEPAPEVVAEAVETAEAVESVEAAPKGRTRRRATRKATAPAPVAGTAPQAEAQPVVEAAPEPVAPAEPEPVAPAAEEAPEAPVAEAAPARPRRRATRKATAPAGSPAGAAEAAVLVVEAPAAEPEAAPAPVEAAEAEEADAPAEKPAKKAVRKTAAKKAPAKKATVAKKATAAKKTVAKKATAKKTVAKRATKKTAAAEQQSQPSVSAPTEA; encoded by the coding sequence ATGCTCAACAACGAAACCAACAACACCACCGGTGGCGCCGACAGCGGCAGCCCGAGCGACAACCTGCCTCCGCGCAGGCGTCGCCGCGCCGCGTCCCGGCCCGCCGGCCCGCCCGGCGCGACCGCTGCCGCCGAGCTGACCGAGGCCGCTCCGGCCGCCCCTGCCGAGGAGGCCGCTCCGGCCGCCGCCCCGGCCCGTACCCGCCGCCGTGCCACCCGCGCGGTGACCACTGCCGAGGCCCCCGCTGCCGAGGCTGCTGCTCCGGCTGCTCCGGCTGCTCCTGTCGTCGAGGAGGAGGCGGCTGCTCCGGCGCCGCGTGCCCGTCGTCGTGCGACCCGCGCCGTGGCTGCTCCGGAGGCTCCGGCCACCGCCGAGGTCGTGGTCGAGGCTGCTGCTCCGGCCGCTCCGGTCGTCGAGGAGGCCGCCGCTCCGGCGCCGCGTGCCCGTCGCCGTGCCACCCGCGCGGTGACCACTGCCGAGGCCCCCGCTGCCGAGGCCGTGGTCGAGGCTGCTGCTCCGGCTGCTCCTGTCGTGGAGGAGGAGGCGGCTGCTCCGGCGCCGCGTGCCCGTCGTCGTGCGACCCGCGCCGTGGCTGCTCCGGAGGCTCCGGCCACCGCCGAGGTCGTGGTCGAGGCTGCTGCTCCGGCCGCTCCGGCTGCTCCTGTCGTCGAAGAGGCCGCTGCCCCGGCGCCGCGTGCCCGTCGCCGTGCGACCCGCGCCGTGACCGCTGCCGAGGCCCCCGCTGCCGAGGTCGTCGCGGAGGAGGCCGCCGCCCCGAAGGCCACCGTCACCGTCGCCGACGCCGTGGACTCCCCGAAGCGCGGCGGCCGCCGCCGCGCCACCCGCGCCGCCGCCCCCGCAGCCCAGGCCGCCGCCCCGGCGCAGCCCGTGGCCGAGGAGCCCGCCGCCCCGGCTCCGTCCAGGGCCGCCCGTCGCGCCACGCGCCCCGCCGTCGCCGTGTTCCAGGCCCCGGTCTTCACCGAGCCGATGTTCCAGACCCCGGAGACCGCCGCCATGGCCGCCGCGGCCGCCGCCGCAGCCGTCGAGGCGGAAGAGGCCGAGGAGGAGGACGAGACCGAGGCCGAGGTCGAGGCCGTCCAGGCCCCCGCCGCGCAGCCGGCCGGCCGTCGCCGCCGCCGCGGCCGCGGCGGCGTCGAGGCCGCTCCGGTCGCCGAGTCCGCGCCGGTCTCCCTGGCCGACGTCGAGCAGATGGAGGGCGAGGCCGAGGCCGAGGCCGCCGAGCTCGACGAAGAGTCCGCCGAGTTCGAAGAGGGCGACGAGACGGGCGAGCGCCCGTCCCGCCGGCGCCGTCGCGGTGGCCGTCGCCGTCGCCGCGGCGAGGCCGCCGACCTGGACGAGTCCGCCGAGGACGAGGACGAGGCCGAGTCGGAGGCCGCCGAGCAGGAGGCCGCCGAGCTCGACGAGGAAGAGGACGAGGCCGAGGAGGCCGGCGCCCTGGGCTCCAGCTCCAGCCGTCGTCGCCGTCGCCGTCGTCGCCGCAGCGGTGAGCCCGCCGACACCTCTGCCGAGGCCGCGGGCGAGGAGGACGGCGTACGCACCGTCGTCAAGGTCCGCGAGCCGCGCCCGGCGCGCGAGAAGGCCGAGCCGTCCGACGAGGTGCAGTCCATCAAGGGCTCGACCCGTCTGGAGGCGAAGAAGCAGCGCCGCCGCGAGGGCCGCGAGCAGGGCCGCCGTCGCGTCCCGATCATCACCGAGGCCGAGTTCCTGGCCCGCCGCGAGGCCGTCGAGCGCGTGATGGTCGTCCGCCAGGCCGGCGAGCGCACCCAGATCGGCGTCCTTGAGGACAACGTGCTCGTCGAGCACTACGTCAACAAGGAAGAGGCCACCTCGTACGTCGGCAACGTCTACCTGGGCAAGGTCCAGAACGTGCTGCCGTCCATGGAGGCCGCCTTCATCGACATCGGCAAGGGCCGCAACGCCGTCCTGTACGCCGGTGAGGTCAACTTCGAGGCGCTCGGCATGGCCAACGGGCCGCGCCGCATCGAGTCCGCCCTCAAGTCCGGCCAGTCGGTCCTGGTGCAGGTCACCAAGGACCCGATCGGCCACAAGGGCGCCCGCCTGACCAGCCAGGTCTCGCTGCCCGGCCGCTACCTGGTCTACGTGCCCGAGGGCTCGATGACCGGTATCAGCCGCAAGCTGCCCGACACCGAGCGCGCCCGCCTGAAGACCATCCTCAAGAAGATCGTCCCCGAGGACGCGGGCGTCATCGTGCGCACCGCCGCCGAGGGTGCGAGCGAGGACGAGCTGCGCCGCGACGTCGAGCGTCTGCAGGCCCAGTGGGAGGACATCCAGAAGAAGTCGAAGCAGATCTCGACCTCTTCGCCGAGCCTGCTGTACGGCGAGCCGGACATGACCGTCCGCGTCGTGCGCGACATCTTCAACGAGGACTTCTCGAAGGTCATCGTCAGCGGTGACACCGCCTGGGAGACCATCCACGGCTACGTCTCGCACGTGGCCCCGGACCTGGCCGACCGGCTGTCGCGCTGGACCTCCGAGGTCGACGTCTTCGCGACGTACCGGATCGACGAGCAGCTCGCCAAGGCGCTCGACCGCAAGGTGTGGCTGCCCTCGGGCGGTTCCCTCGTGATCGACAAGACCGAGGCGATGATCGTCATCGACGTCAACACCGGCAAGTTCACCGGTCAGGGCGGCAACCTCGAAGAGACCGTCACCAGGAACAACCTGGAGGCGGCCGAGGAGATCGTGCGCCAGCTGCGGCTGCGCGACCTCGGCGGCATCGTCGTCATCGACTTCATCGACATGGTCCTGGAGTCGAACCGCGACCTGGTCCTGCGGCGCATGCTGGAGTGCCTGGGCCGCGACCGTACGAAGCACCAGGTCGCCGAGGTGACCTCGCTGGGCCTGGTCCAGATGACCCGCAAGCGGGTGGGCCAGGGCCTGCTGGAGTCCTTCTCCGAGACCTGCGTCCACTGCAACGGGCGCGGTGTGATCGTGCACATGGAGACCCCGACCGCGGTCGGCGGCGGTGGCAACGGCAAGCGCGCCAAGCGTCGCGGTGGCCGCGGCCACGAGCACGACCACGAGATCGAGGGCGTCGAGACCGTGGAGGTCGAGGCCCTCGAAGCCGAGACCGAGGCCGAGGTGGCCGCCGAGCTCGCCGCGCCGGTGGCGCTGCCCGAGCCGGCGTTCGCCGCGGACGAGGAGCTCTACGGCAGCCCGGCGGAGGCGGAGGCCGCGGCCGGTCTGAGCGGCCGCCGCAACCGCCGCCGTGCCACCCGCAAGGCGACCGCCCCGGCGGGTGCCCCGCGCGGCGCCGCAGCCCAGGCGGCTCCGGCCGCCGAGGCCGAGCCGGCCGCGCCGGTCGTCGAGGCCGAGCCGGTGACCGAGCCGGCCGAAACGGTGCTGGAGCCGGCCCCCGAGGTCGTCGCCGAGGCCGTGGAGACCGCCGAGGCCGTCGAGAGCGTCGAGGCGGCCCCCAAGGGTCGTACCCGTCGCCGCGCCACCCGCAAGGCGACGGCCCCGGCCCCGGTCGCCGGGACCGCCCCGCAGGCGGAGGCGCAGCCGGTCGTGGAGGCCGCCCCGGAGCCCGTCGCCCCGGCGGAGCCCGAGCCCGTCGCCCCGGCTGCCGAGGAGGCCCCCGAGGCCCCCGTGGCGGAGGCCGCACCGGCCCGTCCGCGTCGGCGTGCCACCCGTAAGGCCACCGCACCCGCGGGTTCCCCGGCAGGCGCGGCGGAGGCGGCCGTGCTGGTCGTCGAGGCCCCCGCCGCCGAGCCCGAGGCCGCCCCGGCTCCGGTCGAGGCTGCCGAGGCCGAGGAGGCCGACGCCCCGGCCGAGAAGCCGGCCAAGAAGGCGGTCCGCAAGACGGCCGCCAAGAAGGCCCCGGCGAAGAAGGCCACCGTCGCGAAGAAGGCGACGGCCGCCAAGAAGACCGTCGCGAAGAAGGCGACGGCCAAGAAGACCGTGGCGAAGCGGGCGACGAAGAAGACCGCGGCGGCCGAGCAGCAGTCGCAGCCGTCCGTCTCGGCTCCGACCGAAGCCTGA
- the galE gene encoding UDP-glucose 4-epimerase GalE, whose translation MTFLITGGAGYIGSHVVRAMVAAGEEVVVYDDLSTGNQDRVPEGVPLVIGSVLDRLNLDETILRYKITGVVHLAGKKQVGESVEKPLYYYHENVEGLQVLLGAVAAAGVRNFLFSSSASVYGMPDVELVTEETPCAPLSPYGETKLAGEWLVRAAGKAHGISTACLRYFNVAGAAAPELADTGVFNLVPMVFERFDKGEGARIFGDDYPTPDGTCIRDYIHVEDLAEAHVVAARKLVEWGATGEYKDLTVNIGRGEGVSVREMAQLLNEGTGHAHEPVVVPRRPGDPAKVVASADKIAAELGWKAKHDVREMITSAWAGWEANRKGELPHVAR comes from the coding sequence ATGACTTTTCTGATCACTGGTGGCGCCGGCTACATCGGCTCCCACGTCGTCCGCGCGATGGTCGCCGCAGGTGAGGAGGTCGTCGTCTACGACGACCTCTCCACGGGCAACCAGGACCGCGTCCCGGAGGGCGTCCCGCTGGTGATCGGCTCGGTCCTGGACCGGCTGAACCTGGACGAGACCATCCTCCGGTACAAGATCACCGGCGTGGTGCACCTGGCCGGCAAGAAGCAGGTCGGCGAGTCCGTCGAGAAGCCGCTGTACTACTACCACGAGAACGTTGAGGGCCTGCAGGTCCTGCTGGGGGCGGTGGCCGCCGCCGGCGTCCGCAACTTCCTCTTCTCCTCCTCCGCCTCCGTGTACGGCATGCCCGACGTGGAACTGGTCACCGAGGAGACCCCGTGCGCGCCGCTGAGCCCGTACGGCGAGACCAAGCTGGCCGGCGAGTGGCTGGTGCGCGCCGCCGGCAAGGCGCACGGCATCTCCACCGCCTGCCTGCGCTACTTCAACGTGGCGGGCGCGGCCGCCCCCGAGCTCGCGGACACCGGGGTCTTCAACCTGGTCCCGATGGTCTTCGAGCGCTTCGACAAGGGCGAGGGCGCCCGCATCTTCGGCGACGACTACCCGACCCCGGACGGCACCTGCATCCGCGACTACATTCACGTCGAGGACCTCGCCGAGGCCCACGTGGTGGCGGCCCGCAAGCTCGTCGAGTGGGGCGCGACCGGGGAGTACAAGGACCTCACCGTCAACATCGGCCGCGGCGAGGGCGTCTCCGTACGGGAGATGGCGCAGCTGCTGAACGAGGGCACCGGGCACGCGCACGAGCCCGTCGTCGTCCCGCGGCGGCCCGGAGACCCGGCGAAGGTCGTGGCCTCGGCCGACAAGATCGCGGCGGAGCTGGGCTGGAAGGCCAAGCACGACGTCCGCGAGATGATCACCTCGGCCTGGGCGGGCTGGGAGGCCAACCGCAAGGGCGAGCTGCCCCACGTCGCGCGCTGA